The Pseudomonas sp. G2-4 genome window below encodes:
- a CDS encoding helix-hairpin-helix domain-containing protein, translated as MRTGYFYSLVFALLTSASIAVIAAPAVKSETTAAPQVLDVSAKSQSAKVDLNGADAATLQRELTGIGKTKAEAIVAYRESNGAFSSVEELLEVKGIGKALLDRNRDKLEVN; from the coding sequence ATGCGTACAGGCTATTTCTACTCTCTGGTTTTTGCCCTTCTGACCAGTGCCTCTATAGCAGTTATCGCTGCACCCGCGGTCAAGTCCGAGACGACGGCTGCTCCGCAGGTATTGGACGTGTCGGCGAAGTCGCAAAGCGCCAAGGTGGATCTTAACGGGGCGGATGCCGCGACTCTGCAACGCGAGTTGACGGGAATAGGCAAGACCAAGGCCGAGGCGATTGTTGCGTATCGGGAGAGTAATGGAGCCTTCTCGTCGGTGGAGGAGTTGCTGGAGGTCAAGGGAATTGGTAAAGCGCTTCTGGACAGGAATCGCGACAAGTTGGAAGTGAACTGA
- a CDS encoding GntR family transcriptional regulator gives MTNELSLADQITLELRADIIAGRLIPGMALVESNLVSAYNASRNTIREALHRLGQEGLTRYVRNKGVMVRRLDAEDLRDVFKVRRTLELQAIMCSAPLREYQSDRMLEALEAAELAREREDWRAVGTHGLAFHQHIVGLMRSPLLDGFFTNVVAQLRLVFCAAPDEPRFQAPWLVRDREIHDWLAEGDKGAAYEAMSLYLDDSEQLLLQFLTPAIHH, from the coding sequence ATGACCAACGAGCTGTCCCTCGCCGACCAAATCACCCTAGAGCTACGCGCCGACATCATCGCCGGTCGCCTGATCCCAGGCATGGCCCTGGTAGAGAGCAATCTGGTCTCAGCCTACAACGCTTCACGCAACACCATCCGCGAGGCGTTACACCGCCTGGGCCAGGAAGGGTTGACCCGTTATGTGCGTAACAAGGGAGTAATGGTCCGCAGGCTGGACGCCGAAGATCTGCGGGACGTGTTCAAGGTCCGTCGCACTCTGGAGCTTCAAGCCATCATGTGCAGTGCGCCACTGCGCGAGTACCAATCCGACCGTATGCTCGAAGCCCTCGAGGCGGCCGAGCTGGCTCGGGAGCGTGAAGACTGGCGTGCAGTAGGTACCCATGGCCTGGCGTTCCATCAACATATCGTCGGGTTGATGCGCAGTCCTTTGCTCGATGGGTTTTTCACCAACGTGGTTGCGCAGTTGCGCCTGGTGTTCTGTGCCGCGCCCGACGAGCCGCGCTTCCAGGCCCCGTGGCTGGTTCGTGATCGCGAGATCCATGACTGGCTAGCCGAAGGCGACAAGGGCGCAGCCTATGAAGCGATGAGTCTTTATCTCGACGATTCCGAGCAATTGCTTTTGCAGTTCTTGACCCCCGCTATCCATCACTGA
- a CDS encoding DUF1989 domain-containing protein, whose protein sequence is MYKDYPAAYQVSKGSALQVDKPFYDRIRAEQDKRTLIEQFEVPTRTGRAWHVPAGHVFRVTTPVGPQVGDLNVWNAHDPRERLWAARTRQLQGAHVSTHDRLWSNLPFLRPLVTITDDSLAGYGIDEHGGRLHDLLGTRCDPYVNKMLTGEDFHHHCHSNLTRAVLPHGLTEFDVHDVLNIFQCTGLNHDDMYFMKACPAQKGDYLEFFAEIDLLCALSTCPGGDLSLAMWGPDAQDPLSVCRPLGVEIYRLEDSLLAGWSQPERAAYNGLHGLQIAKADWEK, encoded by the coding sequence ATGTACAAAGACTATCCAGCCGCCTATCAGGTCAGCAAAGGCTCAGCCCTGCAGGTGGATAAACCCTTCTACGACCGCATCCGCGCCGAGCAGGACAAGCGCACGCTGATCGAGCAGTTCGAAGTGCCGACCCGCACCGGGCGGGCCTGGCATGTGCCGGCCGGTCATGTATTCCGCGTCACGACGCCGGTAGGCCCGCAAGTGGGGGATCTCAATGTCTGGAACGCCCACGATCCACGGGAGCGGCTTTGGGCGGCGCGCACACGTCAGCTGCAGGGCGCCCATGTCAGCACCCATGATCGGTTGTGGTCGAACCTCCCATTCCTGCGGCCCCTGGTGACCATCACCGATGACAGCCTGGCCGGTTACGGCATCGACGAGCATGGTGGGCGGCTGCACGATTTGCTGGGGACCCGTTGTGACCCGTACGTGAACAAGATGCTGACGGGGGAGGACTTTCACCATCACTGCCATTCGAACCTGACCCGTGCGGTGTTGCCCCATGGCTTGACGGAGTTCGATGTGCATGACGTGCTGAATATTTTCCAATGCACTGGGCTCAATCATGACGACATGTATTTCATGAAGGCCTGTCCGGCGCAGAAGGGCGATTACCTGGAGTTTTTTGCCGAGATTGATCTGCTGTGTGCTTTGTCGACTTGCCCTGGCGGTGACTTGTCGCTGGCGATGTGGGGGCCGGATGCGCAGGATCCCCTTAGCGTTTGCCGTCCGTTGGGGGTGGAGATCTATCGGTTGGAGGATTCATTGCTGGCGGGCTGGAGCCAGCCTGAGCGGGCGGCGTACAACGGGTTGCATGGGTTGCAGATTGCCAAGGCGGATTGGGAGAAGTAA
- a CDS encoding DUF2897 family protein: protein MPWYAWLILIVAIGSIVGGLMMLRDTANKVELTDEQRKRVAERNAEMDAKEAKDR from the coding sequence ATGCCCTGGTATGCCTGGTTGATTCTGATTGTTGCAATCGGCTCGATCGTCGGTGGCCTGATGATGCTGCGCGACACCGCCAACAAGGTCGAACTGACGGATGAACAGCGCAAACGCGTGGCTGAGCGCAATGCGGAGATGGATGCGAAGGAGGCCAAGGATCGTTGA
- the eat gene encoding ethanolamine permease translates to MNTQLKPTLGTLHLWGIAVGLVISGEYFGWSYGWGVAGTLGFLVTSFMVAAMYTCFIFSFTELTTAIPHAGGPFAYSRRAFGEKGGLIAGLATLIEFVFAPPAIALAIGAYLNVQFPALDPKHAAVGAYIVFMGLNILGVKLAATFELIVCVLAVAELLVFMGVVAPAFSFSNFALNGWAGSDVFGAPAIAGMFAAIPFAIWFFLAIEGAAMAAEEAKDPKRTIPKAYISGILTLVFLAMGVMFFAGGVGDWRTLSNINDPLPQAMKTVVGESSGWLHMLVWIGLFGLVASFHGIILGYSRQFFALARAGYLPASLAKLSRFQTPHRAIIAGGLIGIAAIYSDGLINLGGMTLTAAMITMAVFGAIVMYIMSMLSLFKLRKTEPNLERTFRAPGYPIVPGIALVLAVVCLVAMAWFNTLIGLIFLGFMAVGFLYFTLTAQLRADAPADAMLTGL, encoded by the coding sequence ATGAACACACAACTCAAACCCACCCTGGGCACCCTGCATTTATGGGGCATTGCCGTCGGGCTGGTGATTTCCGGCGAGTACTTTGGCTGGAGCTATGGCTGGGGGGTGGCCGGGACACTGGGCTTCCTGGTGACGTCGTTCATGGTCGCGGCCATGTACACCTGCTTCATCTTCAGCTTCACCGAGCTGACCACCGCCATTCCCCATGCCGGCGGGCCGTTTGCCTATAGCCGTCGGGCCTTTGGCGAGAAAGGCGGCCTGATCGCCGGCCTGGCGACACTGATCGAATTCGTCTTCGCGCCACCGGCCATCGCCCTGGCCATCGGTGCCTACCTGAACGTGCAGTTCCCGGCCCTCGACCCGAAACACGCGGCGGTCGGCGCCTACATCGTGTTCATGGGCCTGAACATTCTCGGGGTCAAGCTGGCGGCGACGTTCGAACTGATCGTCTGCGTCCTGGCGGTGGCCGAGTTGCTGGTCTTCATGGGCGTCGTCGCCCCGGCGTTCAGCTTCAGCAATTTCGCCCTGAACGGCTGGGCCGGCTCGGATGTGTTCGGCGCACCGGCCATTGCCGGGATGTTCGCCGCGATTCCCTTCGCCATCTGGTTCTTCCTGGCGATTGAAGGCGCCGCCATGGCCGCCGAAGAAGCCAAGGACCCAAAACGCACGATTCCCAAGGCCTACATCAGCGGCATCCTGACCCTGGTGTTCCTGGCGATGGGTGTGATGTTCTTTGCCGGCGGCGTCGGCGATTGGCGCACTTTGTCGAACATCAACGATCCCCTGCCCCAGGCCATGAAAACCGTGGTCGGCGAAAGCTCCGGCTGGCTGCACATGCTGGTGTGGATCGGCCTGTTCGGCCTGGTGGCGAGTTTCCACGGCATCATCCTCGGCTACTCGCGGCAGTTCTTCGCCCTGGCCCGCGCCGGCTACCTGCCCGCCTCCCTCGCCAAACTGTCACGCTTCCAGACGCCGCACCGAGCCATCATCGCCGGCGGGCTGATCGGCATCGCAGCGATCTACAGCGATGGCCTGATCAACCTCGGCGGCATGACCCTGACCGCCGCGATGATCACCATGGCCGTATTCGGCGCCATCGTCATGTACATCATGAGCATGCTCAGCCTGTTCAAGTTGCGTAAAACCGAACCCAACCTGGAACGCACCTTCCGCGCGCCGGGCTATCCGATCGTACCGGGGATCGCCTTGGTGCTGGCAGTCGTGTGCCTGGTAGCGATGGCCTGGTTCAACACGCTGATCGGCCTGATCTTCCTCGGCTTCATGGCGGTGGGCTTCTTGTATTTCACGCTCACCGCACAACTGCGCGCCGATGCCCCGGCCGATGCAATGCTGACCGGCCTTTGA
- the kdpF gene encoding K(+)-transporting ATPase subunit F translates to MSLLDGVSLLLAVALFIYLLVALLRADRN, encoded by the coding sequence ATGAGCCTTCTGGACGGGGTGTCGCTGCTGCTGGCAGTGGCGCTGTTCATTTATCTACTGGTTGCGCTGTTGCGCGCGGATCGGAACTAG
- the kdpA gene encoding potassium-transporting ATPase subunit KdpA — MHGYDYGLILAFFALVLIPAPFLGRFYYRVMEGQRTWLSPVLGPLERGCYRLAGVDPAVEQSWQKYTLALLAFNLAGFLLLFAILLLQGHLPLNTEQVPGMEWTQAFNTAVSFTTNTNWQSYSGEASLSYLSQMVGLTVQNFVSAATGLAVLVALCRGIGRKSAATLGNFWVDMTRATLYGLLPLCLLLALFLVWQGVPQTFAHYVHGLTMQGADQVIPLGPAASQIAIKQLGTNGGGFFGVNSAHPFENPTAWSNLFELASIILIPAALVFTFGHYVKDLRQSRAIIACMLVLFLIGGATSLWAEYQPNPALNNVAVEQTAPLEGKESRFGTTATVLWSVTTTAASNGSVNGMHDSLNPLSGMVSLVNMMVGEVIFGGVGAGLYGMLLNVLIAVFLAGLMIGRTPEYLGKKLGAREVQLLVVTLLVMPVSVLVLGAIAASLPGPAAAVTNPGAHGFSQLLYAYTSAGANNGSAFAGFGANTPFHNLMLGLGMLIGRFGYILPVLALAGSLALKKTAPIGQNSFPTHGPLFVTLLTVTILLVGGLTFLPTLALGPIAEHLSLGF, encoded by the coding sequence ATGCACGGTTATGACTACGGGCTGATCCTCGCCTTTTTCGCCCTGGTGCTGATTCCGGCACCGTTTCTGGGGCGTTTTTACTACCGGGTGATGGAAGGCCAGCGCACTTGGCTTTCACCCGTCCTCGGCCCGCTGGAGCGCGGTTGTTATCGCCTGGCCGGTGTCGATCCCGCTGTGGAGCAGAGCTGGCAGAAGTACACCCTGGCCTTGCTCGCGTTCAACCTGGCGGGTTTTTTGTTGCTGTTCGCGATCCTTCTGCTGCAGGGGCATCTGCCCCTCAATACCGAGCAAGTGCCCGGCATGGAGTGGACCCAGGCCTTCAACACGGCCGTGAGTTTCACGACCAATACCAACTGGCAGTCCTACAGCGGTGAAGCGTCCCTGAGCTACCTGAGCCAGATGGTCGGCCTGACGGTGCAGAACTTCGTCAGCGCCGCCACCGGCCTGGCCGTGCTGGTGGCGCTGTGTCGCGGGATCGGGCGTAAGTCCGCTGCGACGCTGGGTAATTTCTGGGTCGACATGACCCGCGCCACCCTCTATGGCCTGTTGCCGCTGTGCCTGTTGCTGGCGTTGTTCCTGGTGTGGCAGGGCGTGCCGCAGACCTTCGCGCACTATGTGCACGGTCTGACGATGCAGGGCGCCGACCAGGTGATCCCCCTGGGCCCGGCCGCCAGCCAGATCGCCATCAAGCAACTGGGCACCAACGGCGGCGGTTTCTTCGGCGTCAACTCGGCGCACCCGTTCGAGAATCCAACGGCCTGGAGCAATCTGTTTGAACTCGCTTCGATCATCCTGATTCCTGCCGCGCTGGTGTTCACCTTCGGCCATTACGTCAAGGACCTGCGCCAGAGCCGGGCGATCATTGCCTGCATGCTCGTGCTGTTTCTGATCGGTGGAGCGACATCGCTGTGGGCCGAGTACCAGCCCAACCCGGCCCTGAACAACGTAGCCGTGGAACAGACTGCGCCGCTGGAAGGCAAGGAGTCGCGCTTTGGCACCACCGCCACGGTGCTGTGGTCGGTGACCACCACGGCAGCCTCCAACGGCTCGGTCAATGGCATGCACGACAGCCTCAATCCGCTCAGCGGCATGGTTTCGCTGGTGAACATGATGGTCGGCGAAGTGATCTTCGGTGGCGTCGGGGCCGGGCTCTACGGGATGTTGTTGAACGTGCTGATCGCGGTGTTCCTGGCCGGGCTGATGATTGGTCGCACCCCGGAATATCTGGGCAAGAAGCTCGGCGCCAGGGAGGTGCAACTGCTGGTGGTGACCCTGTTGGTGATGCCAGTGAGCGTGCTGGTGCTGGGCGCCATTGCGGCGAGCCTGCCCGGGCCGGCAGCTGCCGTGACTAACCCCGGTGCCCATGGTTTCAGCCAGTTGCTCTACGCCTACACCTCGGCGGGGGCGAACAACGGTTCGGCGTTCGCCGGTTTCGGTGCCAACACGCCGTTCCACAACCTGATGCTGGGCCTGGGCATGTTGATCGGTCGTTTCGGCTACATCCTGCCGGTGCTGGCGTTGGCCGGCAGCCTGGCGCTGAAGAAAACCGCGCCTATTGGCCAGAACAGCTTCCCCACTCACGGCCCGCTGTTCGTGACCTTGTTGACTGTGACCATCCTGTTGGTGGGCGGCTTGACCTTCCTGCCGACCCTGGCCCTGGGGCCGATTGCCGAACACTTGAGCCTGGGCTTCTGA
- the kdpB gene encoding potassium-transporting ATPase subunit KdpB: MNMPMSKTAVAKAPEQPKTAISALWRPALVQAFVKLDPRQLHRAPVMLVVELTAILTTVLCFIPDNAVPTFVAAQIALWLWFTVLFANFAEALAEGRGKARADSLKAGSEGLNARRQTANGFEVIPATRLRKGDVVRVEAGDMIPGDGEVIEGIAAVNEAAITGESAPVIRESGGDRSAVTGNTRLVSDWLLVRITSNPGESTLDRMIALVEGAKRQKTPNEVALDILLIGLTLIFLLVVVTLQPFAHFANGSLPLVFLVALLVTLIPTTIGGLLSAIGIAGMDRLVRLNVIAKSGRAVEAAGDVHVLMLDKTGTITFGNRRCAAVYSAPGVSTKALAEGALFASLADDTAEGKSIVEYLRGLHPQPEPGLESLTAVPFSAETRLSGVDYQGHVYRKGAVDSLLSFIGLAKTELPPALAREIDKIAQSGGTPLLVCADGKLLGAIHLKDVVKPGIRERFAELRKLGIRTVMVTGDNPLTAAAIAAEAGVDDVLAEATPEKKLARIRHEQNDGRLVAMCGDGANDAPALAQADVGMAMNDGTQAAREAANMVDLDSDPTKLLDVVQIGKELLVTRGALTTFSIANDIAKYFAILPALFASIYPQLGVLNVMHLSSPQSAILSAIVFNALIIVVLIPLALRGVRVQAASAAALLRRNLLIYGLGGIVVPFVGIKAIDMLLTGLGLV, from the coding sequence ATGAATATGCCGATGAGCAAAACCGCCGTCGCCAAGGCGCCGGAACAACCGAAAACCGCCATCTCCGCCCTGTGGCGGCCAGCGCTGGTACAAGCCTTCGTCAAGCTCGATCCGCGCCAGTTGCATCGCGCGCCGGTGATGTTGGTGGTGGAGCTGACCGCAATCCTCACCACCGTGCTGTGCTTCATTCCCGATAACGCCGTGCCGACTTTCGTCGCCGCACAAATCGCCCTGTGGCTGTGGTTCACCGTACTGTTCGCCAACTTCGCCGAGGCGTTGGCCGAAGGTCGCGGCAAGGCCCGGGCCGACAGCCTCAAGGCCGGCAGCGAAGGCCTGAACGCACGGCGCCAGACCGCCAATGGTTTTGAAGTGATACCCGCCACCCGTTTGCGCAAGGGCGATGTGGTGCGCGTCGAGGCGGGGGACATGATCCCTGGCGACGGCGAAGTGATCGAAGGCATTGCCGCCGTCAACGAGGCAGCGATCACTGGCGAATCGGCGCCGGTCATTCGCGAATCCGGTGGGGATCGCTCGGCCGTCACCGGCAATACACGGCTGGTTTCCGACTGGCTACTGGTGCGCATCACCAGTAACCCCGGCGAGTCGACCCTGGACCGCATGATCGCCCTGGTCGAAGGCGCCAAGCGCCAGAAAACGCCGAACGAAGTGGCGTTGGATATCCTGCTGATCGGCCTGACGCTGATCTTCCTGCTGGTGGTGGTGACGCTGCAACCGTTCGCCCATTTCGCCAACGGCAGCTTGCCGCTGGTGTTCCTGGTGGCGCTGTTGGTGACGTTGATTCCCACCACCATCGGCGGGCTGCTGTCGGCCATCGGCATCGCCGGGATGGATCGGCTGGTGCGCCTGAATGTGATCGCCAAGTCCGGCCGCGCGGTGGAAGCGGCGGGAGACGTGCATGTGCTGATGCTGGACAAGACCGGCACCATCACCTTTGGTAATCGTCGCTGTGCAGCGGTCTACTCTGCCCCTGGCGTGAGCACCAAGGCGTTGGCCGAAGGCGCGCTGTTCGCTTCGTTGGCCGATGACACGGCGGAGGGCAAGTCCATCGTCGAGTACCTGCGCGGTTTGCATCCGCAGCCCGAACCGGGCCTCGAATCGCTGACCGCCGTGCCGTTCAGCGCGGAAACCCGGTTGTCCGGCGTTGATTATCAGGGACACGTTTACCGCAAGGGTGCTGTGGATTCGCTGCTGAGTTTTATCGGTCTGGCAAAAACCGAGTTGCCGCCGGCGCTGGCCCGGGAGATCGACAAGATTGCCCAAAGCGGCGGCACGCCTTTGCTGGTGTGTGCCGATGGCAAGCTGTTGGGGGCCATTCATCTGAAGGACGTGGTCAAGCCCGGCATCCGTGAGCGTTTCGCCGAGCTGCGCAAGCTGGGCATCCGCACCGTGATGGTCACCGGCGACAATCCGCTGACCGCCGCCGCGATTGCGGCCGAGGCGGGTGTCGACGACGTGCTGGCCGAGGCCACGCCAGAGAAAAAACTCGCGCGCATTCGTCATGAGCAGAATGACGGTCGATTGGTGGCGATGTGCGGCGACGGCGCCAACGACGCCCCGGCCCTGGCCCAGGCCGACGTCGGCATGGCGATGAACGATGGCACCCAAGCGGCGCGGGAGGCGGCCAACATGGTCGACCTCGACAGCGACCCGACCAAGTTGCTGGACGTGGTGCAGATCGGCAAGGAATTGCTGGTGACCCGCGGGGCGCTGACGACGTTTTCCATCGCCAATGACATCGCCAAGTATTTCGCGATCCTGCCGGCGCTGTTCGCTTCGATTTATCCGCAGCTCGGCGTGTTGAACGTCATGCACCTGAGCAGCCCGCAGAGCGCGATCCTCTCGGCCATCGTGTTCAACGCGTTGATCATCGTCGTGCTGATCCCCCTGGCCCTGCGCGGCGTGCGGGTGCAGGCGGCGAGCGCGGCGGCGCTGTTGCGCCGCAACCTGTTGATCTATGGCCTGGGCGGGATCGTGGTGCCGTTCGTGGGGATCAAGGCGATTGATATGTTGCTGACGGGGTTGGGGCTGGTTTGA
- the kdpC gene encoding potassium-transporting ATPase subunit KdpC: MFTLIRPALSLLLLMSLLTGVAYPLLVTGIAQVAFPTQANGSLIVDAAGKVRGSTLIAQDFTGDAWFHPRPSAGAFATVASGASNFSPSNPALATRVIEDAHTLQVPGQGPVPLALLTASGSGLDPHLPPAAIAYQLARVATARNLPVSTLQQLLDTHIEQPLVGPPVVNVLALNLALEKL; this comes from the coding sequence ATGTTCACTCTGATCCGCCCGGCCCTGAGCCTGTTGCTTCTGATGAGCCTGCTCACCGGCGTCGCTTACCCACTGCTGGTCACGGGAATAGCGCAAGTCGCTTTTCCCACCCAGGCCAACGGCAGCCTGATCGTCGATGCCGCCGGTAAAGTCCGGGGCTCGACGCTGATCGCCCAGGATTTCACTGGCGATGCCTGGTTCCATCCACGGCCCTCGGCCGGTGCATTCGCCACGGTCGCCAGCGGTGCCAGCAACTTTTCCCCGAGCAACCCGGCCCTGGCCACTCGGGTGATCGAAGACGCCCACACACTGCAAGTGCCCGGCCAGGGACCGGTGCCGCTGGCATTGCTGACCGCCTCCGGCAGTGGGCTGGATCCGCACTTGCCTCCGGCCGCGATTGCCTATCAACTGGCGCGTGTCGCCACGGCGCGCAACCTGCCGGTCTCGACGTTGCAGCAGTTGCTCGACACCCACATCGAGCAGCCTCTGGTGGGGCCGCCGGTGGTGAATGTGTTGGCGTTGAACCTGGCGCTGGAAAAACTGTAA
- a CDS encoding sensor histidine kinase KdpD, which yields MSDSGRADALLANLPRNDRGRLKVFLGAAPGVGKTYAMLQAAHTQLRQGVKVTAGVVETHGRAETEALLGGLAQQPLVRSEYRGVMLEEMDLDGLLAARPSLVLVDELAHSNAPGSRHAKRWQDIQELLAAGIDVYTTVNVQHLESLNDQVRGITGVQVRETLPDWVLQEADELLLVDLPPRELLERLRDGKVYVPEQARAAIDAFFTQTNLTALRELAMQTAAAQVDNDLAQGYRQLGQAAPAVRGRLLVGVDGDDQAERLVRHASRVAQRRHLPWSLVHVDNGSARDESSRQRLQNAQLLAERLGGEVVLLRAGEVAKTLIQHAAERRATLVLVGQSRPRLRRRLFGGGLASRLLRDARGLEINVLDSDEQPRPAHVRSSTVQTGFDYVLALLATGAASALAWGISGLLALPNISLVFLMAVLLVAVRSSLGPALACAAMSFLAYDFLFIPPNFSLTIQREEDVLTLVFFLLMAALTGNLAARQRRQLQALRDTQQETGELLDLSRKLTAATDRQAVVSAAVQHLNGLHDLQLCLLNRDGQGDWKVETGEPLTFTEAERVAADWAWQHVQPAGAGTGTLPSGRWWWWPLSAEGGPLALLGVCPKEGKSLSGQRRRLLAALSQPLAQALARAQLAQDLEAARLHGETEQLRSALLASVSHDLRTPLTSMRGSIDSLLALGEAIPLADRRELLEGTRDEAERLDRYIQNLLDMTRLGHGALKLARDWVSPADIVGSALNRLRAVLAPLAVGVEVPAELPLLYVHAALIEQALVNVLENAARFSPVHGRLLLSAGTTGSEVFFAVADEGPGIPQQEREKIFDMFYTAARGDRGGQGTGLGLAICQGMVGAHGGRISVDDGLDGRGTCITLHLPLQTQPGMDDEA from the coding sequence ATGAGCGATTCCGGCCGCGCCGACGCGCTGTTAGCCAATCTGCCCCGCAACGATCGCGGTCGGCTCAAGGTCTTCCTGGGCGCGGCGCCCGGTGTTGGCAAGACCTACGCCATGTTGCAAGCGGCCCACACCCAACTGCGCCAAGGCGTGAAGGTTACCGCCGGGGTGGTGGAAACCCATGGTCGCGCCGAAACCGAAGCGTTGCTCGGTGGCCTGGCGCAGCAGCCGTTGGTGCGTTCGGAATATCGCGGTGTGATGCTCGAAGAAATGGACCTCGACGGCCTGCTCGCGGCGCGGCCGAGCCTGGTGCTGGTGGACGAGCTGGCGCACAGCAACGCCCCCGGCAGTCGCCACGCCAAACGCTGGCAGGACATCCAGGAACTGCTCGCCGCCGGCATCGATGTCTACACCACCGTCAACGTCCAGCATCTGGAAAGCCTCAACGACCAGGTGCGCGGTATCACTGGCGTGCAGGTCCGCGAGACGTTGCCGGACTGGGTCCTGCAGGAAGCCGACGAACTGCTGCTGGTCGACCTGCCACCACGGGAGCTGCTGGAGCGCCTGCGCGATGGCAAGGTCTACGTGCCGGAACAGGCCCGGGCGGCGATCGATGCGTTTTTCACCCAGACCAACCTGACCGCGCTGCGTGAACTGGCCATGCAAACCGCCGCCGCCCAAGTCGACAATGATTTGGCCCAGGGTTATCGACAACTGGGCCAGGCGGCTCCGGCGGTGCGGGGGCGATTGTTGGTAGGGGTGGACGGCGACGACCAGGCTGAACGTCTGGTGCGCCACGCCAGCCGCGTCGCCCAGCGTCGACATCTGCCGTGGAGCCTGGTGCATGTGGACAATGGCAGTGCCCGGGACGAGTCATCGCGCCAGCGCCTGCAGAATGCCCAGCTCCTGGCTGAACGCCTCGGCGGGGAAGTGGTGCTGTTGCGGGCCGGTGAAGTCGCGAAAACCTTGATCCAACACGCCGCCGAACGACGCGCCACGCTGGTGTTGGTGGGCCAGTCCCGGCCGCGTTTGCGTCGGCGGCTGTTCGGCGGTGGCTTGGCTTCACGCTTGCTGCGCGATGCCCGCGGCCTGGAAATCAACGTGCTGGACAGCGACGAACAGCCCCGGCCCGCCCATGTGCGCTCGAGCACCGTCCAGACCGGTTTCGACTACGTGCTGGCGTTGCTGGCAACCGGCGCGGCCAGTGCCTTGGCCTGGGGGATTTCGGGGCTGTTGGCGCTGCCCAATATTTCCCTGGTGTTCCTGATGGCGGTGTTGCTGGTGGCGGTTCGCAGCAGCCTCGGTCCGGCGCTGGCCTGCGCGGCCATGTCATTCCTGGCCTATGATTTTCTGTTCATCCCGCCGAATTTCTCCCTCACCATCCAGCGCGAAGAAGATGTGCTGACGCTGGTGTTTTTCCTGCTGATGGCGGCCCTGACCGGCAACCTGGCGGCCCGTCAGCGCCGACAGCTGCAAGCCTTGCGCGACACCCAGCAGGAAACCGGTGAGTTGCTCGACTTGTCGCGCAAACTCACCGCCGCCACTGACCGTCAGGCAGTGGTCAGCGCCGCCGTGCAGCACCTCAACGGTTTGCATGACTTGCAGCTGTGCCTGCTCAATCGCGACGGCCAAGGTGATTGGAAGGTCGAGACCGGTGAGCCGTTGACCTTCACCGAGGCCGAGCGCGTGGCGGCCGACTGGGCTTGGCAGCACGTTCAACCGGCTGGCGCGGGCACCGGGACGTTGCCGTCCGGGCGTTGGTGGTGGTGGCCGCTGTCGGCGGAGGGCGGGCCGCTGGCGTTGTTGGGCGTGTGCCCGAAGGAAGGCAAGTCGCTGAGTGGCCAGCGTCGGCGTTTGCTGGCCGCCCTCAGCCAGCCACTGGCCCAGGCGCTGGCCCGGGCGCAACTGGCCCAGGATCTGGAAGCGGCGCGCCTGCACGGCGAAACCGAGCAACTGCGCAGCGCCTTGCTGGCCTCGGTGTCCCACGATTTGCGCACGCCGCTGACGTCCATGCGCGGCAGCATCGACAGTCTGCTGGCGCTGGGGGAGGCGATCCCGCTGGCAGATCGGCGTGAACTGCTCGAAGGCACCCGCGATGAAGCCGAACGGTTGGATCGCTACATTCAGAACCTGCTGGACATGACCCGCCTCGGTCATGGCGCCCTGAAGCTGGCGCGAGACTGGGTGTCGCCGGCCGACATCGTCGGCAGCGCGCTGAACCGTCTGCGGGCAGTGCTGGCGCCCCTGGCGGTCGGCGTCGAGGTGCCTGCTGAGTTGCCCTTGCTGTATGTCCACGCGGCGCTGATCGAGCAAGCCCTGGTCAACGTGCTGGAGAACGCCGCGCGCTTTTCACCGGTCCACGGACGGCTGCTGTTGAGCGCGGGTACGACCGGCAGCGAAGTGTTTTTCGCCGTCGCCGATGAAGGGCCCGGAATTCCTCAGCAAGAGCGGGAGAAAATCTTCGACATGTTCTACACCGCCGCGCGCGGTGACCGCGGCGGGCAGGGCACCGGGTTGGGGTTGGCGATCTGCCAGGGCATGGTGGGCGCCCATGGTGGGCGCATCAGCGTCGACGACGGTCTCGACGGACGCGGCACCTGTATCACTTTGCACCTGCCGCTGCAGACGCAACCGGGCATGGACGATGAAGCTTGA